Proteins encoded together in one Lathyrus oleraceus cultivar Zhongwan6 chromosome 5, CAAS_Psat_ZW6_1.0, whole genome shotgun sequence window:
- the LOC127085067 gene encoding ribose-phosphate pyrophosphokinase 4 isoform X2: MAMVKSPKKHVNLFFSLDSEQLANKVAAHSQNNITLQNINWRSFADGFPNIFINNAEELRGQHVAFLASFSSPAQVFEQLSVIYALPRLFVASFTLVLPFFPTGSFERMEEEGDVATAFTLARMLSNIPISRGGPTSLVIYDIHALQERFYFGDEVLPLFETGIPLLKQRLQQLPDADNVVIAFPDDGAWKRFHKLFDNYSVVVCTKVREGDKRIVRLKEGHVSGHHVVIVDDLVQSGGTLIECQKVLAANGAAKVSAYVTHGVFPNQSWLRFTHKDASEKAFAYFWITDSCPVTVKALANQAPFEVLSLAGSIANSLQI; encoded by the exons ATGGCAATGGTGAAGTCTCCAAAGAAACATGTTAATCTTTTCTTTTCCCTTGACTCTGAACAACTTGCCAACAAAGTTGCTGCTCATTCACAGAATAACATCACTCTCCAGAATATCAATTGGAG GTCTTTTGCCGATGGGTTTCCAAATATATTTATAAACAATGCAGAAGAGCTCCGGGGTCAACATGTTGCCTTTTTGGCATCATTCAGCTCTCCGGCTCAAGTCTTTGAGCAACTGTCTGTCATATATGCACTCCCTCGTCTATTTGTTGCTTCGTTCACATTGGTGTTGCCTTTCTTCCCAACTGGATCATTTGAACGAATGGAAGAAGAAGGTGATGTAGCAACTGCCTTCACCCTTGCAAGGATGTTGTCAAACATTCCGATTTCAAGAGGTGGCCCAACTAGTTTAGTCATATATGACATTCATGCTTTGCAG GAGAGGTTTTATTTCGGAGATGAGGTTTTGCCATTGTTTGAGACTGGTATTCCTCTTCTAAAGCAACGTCTGCAACAACTTCCTGATGCTGATAAT GTAGTTATTGCATTTCCAGATGACGGTGCATGGAAGCGATTCCACAAGCTGTTCGACAATTATTCAGTG GTTGTATGTACAAAGGTACGTGAAGGTGACAAGAGAATAGTCCGGCTCAAGGAAGGCCATGTCTCTGGTCATCATGTCGTGATTGTTGATGATTTGGTCCAATCTGGAGGCACCCTAATCGAGTGTCAG AAAGTTTTGGCTGCCAATGGTGCAGCAAAAGTGAGTGCCTACGTCACACACGGTGTGTTCCCTAACCAGTCATGGTTGCGGTTCACTCATAAAGATG CCTCGGAGAAAGCATTTGCCTACTTTTGGATAACGGATTCTTGCCCAGTTACTGTCAAAGCTCTAGCAAATCAAGCTCCATTTGAAGTACTGAGTCTTGCAGGATCAATTGCTAATTCCCTTCAAATTTGA
- the LOC127085067 gene encoding ribose-phosphate pyrophosphokinase 4 isoform X1 — translation MAMVKSPKKHVNLFFSLDSEQLANKVAAHSQNNITLQNINWRSFADGFPNIFINNAEELRGQHVAFLASFSSPAQVFEQLSVIYALPRLFVASFTLVLPFFPTGSFERMEEEGDVATAFTLARMLSNIPISRGGPTSLVIYDIHALQERFYFGDEVLPLFETGIPLLKQRLQQLPDADNVVIAFPDDGAWKRFHKLFDNYSVVVCTKVREGDKRIVRLKEGHVSGHHVVIVDDLVQSGGTLIECQKVLAANGAAKVSAYVTHGVFPNQSWLRFTHKDEASEKAFAYFWITDSCPVTVKALANQAPFEVLSLAGSIANSLQI, via the exons ATGGCAATGGTGAAGTCTCCAAAGAAACATGTTAATCTTTTCTTTTCCCTTGACTCTGAACAACTTGCCAACAAAGTTGCTGCTCATTCACAGAATAACATCACTCTCCAGAATATCAATTGGAG GTCTTTTGCCGATGGGTTTCCAAATATATTTATAAACAATGCAGAAGAGCTCCGGGGTCAACATGTTGCCTTTTTGGCATCATTCAGCTCTCCGGCTCAAGTCTTTGAGCAACTGTCTGTCATATATGCACTCCCTCGTCTATTTGTTGCTTCGTTCACATTGGTGTTGCCTTTCTTCCCAACTGGATCATTTGAACGAATGGAAGAAGAAGGTGATGTAGCAACTGCCTTCACCCTTGCAAGGATGTTGTCAAACATTCCGATTTCAAGAGGTGGCCCAACTAGTTTAGTCATATATGACATTCATGCTTTGCAG GAGAGGTTTTATTTCGGAGATGAGGTTTTGCCATTGTTTGAGACTGGTATTCCTCTTCTAAAGCAACGTCTGCAACAACTTCCTGATGCTGATAAT GTAGTTATTGCATTTCCAGATGACGGTGCATGGAAGCGATTCCACAAGCTGTTCGACAATTATTCAGTG GTTGTATGTACAAAGGTACGTGAAGGTGACAAGAGAATAGTCCGGCTCAAGGAAGGCCATGTCTCTGGTCATCATGTCGTGATTGTTGATGATTTGGTCCAATCTGGAGGCACCCTAATCGAGTGTCAG AAAGTTTTGGCTGCCAATGGTGCAGCAAAAGTGAGTGCCTACGTCACACACGGTGTGTTCCCTAACCAGTCATGGTTGCGGTTCACTCATAAAGATG AAGCCTCGGAGAAAGCATTTGCCTACTTTTGGATAACGGATTCTTGCCCAGTTACTGTCAAAGCTCTAGCAAATCAAGCTCCATTTGAAGTACTGAGTCTTGCAGGATCAATTGCTAATTCCCTTCAAATTTGA